From Arcobacter sp. CECT 8986, a single genomic window includes:
- the sfsA gene encoding DNA/RNA nuclease SfsA: MKFDKLYKGKLIKRYKRFLADIKLDNDEIITAHVPNSGAMTSCIEENCPVWVSFHDNPKRKLKYTLELTKMGENLICTNTGVANKIAIEAIKNGTIKELQGYDSLKPEQKYGQNSRIDILLENNDSDKKCYVEIKSVSLKLEDSLAFPDAVTTRGTKHLNELRDMARQGHRAVMLYVIQRTDDENFRLAKEIDTKYYETFQEVIKENVEVLVYQSSINLEEIFISKSKEIK, from the coding sequence ATGAAATTTGATAAATTATATAAAGGTAAATTAATAAAAAGATACAAAAGATTTTTGGCAGATATAAAGTTGGATAATGATGAGATTATTACAGCACATGTACCAAATAGTGGAGCGATGACATCTTGTATTGAAGAGAACTGTCCTGTATGGGTAAGCTTTCATGATAATCCAAAAAGAAAATTAAAATATACATTAGAACTTACAAAAATGGGTGAAAACTTAATATGTACAAATACAGGTGTTGCTAATAAAATAGCAATTGAAGCAATAAAAAATGGAACAATAAAAGAACTTCAAGGTTACGATAGTTTAAAACCAGAACAAAAATATGGACAAAATAGCAGAATTGATATATTACTTGAAAATAATGACAGTGATAAAAAATGCTATGTTGAGATAAAAAGTGTAAGTTTAAAACTAGAAGATTCACTTGCCTTTCCAGATGCAGTAACAACAAGAGGTACAAAACATTTAAATGAACTAAGAGATATGGCAAGACAAGGTCATAGAGCAGTAATGTTATATGTAATTCAAAGAACTGATGATGAAAACTTTAGACTTGCAAAAGAGATAGATACTAAATATTATGAAACATTTCAAGAAGTAATAAAAGAAAATGTTGAAGTTTTAGTATATCAATCTTCAATAAATCTAGAAGAGATATTTATAAGTAAAAGTAAAGAAATAAAATAA
- a CDS encoding YgaP-like transmembrane domain, which produces MNKFDKIRSFCRPVRILIGIALIIAGFVTGIAWFYLGIIPLVIGLTNFCPLCMITKKCSI; this is translated from the coding sequence ATGAATAAATTTGATAAAATTAGAAGTTTTTGCAGACCTGTTAGAATTTTAATTGGTATAGCTCTTATAATTGCAGGATTTGTAACAGGGATTGCTTGGTTTTATTTAGGAATTATTCCTTTAGTAATAGGACTTACAAATTTTTGTCCTCTTTGTATGATTACTAAAAAGTGTAGTATTTGA